A region from the Prochlorococcus marinus XMU1408 genome encodes:
- a CDS encoding RNA recognition motif domain-containing protein: MSVRLYIGNLPQNFNVKELESLLASIGDGIKFKAVFDRDTKACRGFGFANIKDENVANELIEKLNGHEFNGNKLRVERSERKDSNSGNSRRGANGNNGNKGSNRKDVKKVVHSDAPIKEAPDPRWAGELSKLKELLANQKTPV; the protein is encoded by the coding sequence ATCGGCAATTTGCCGCAAAATTTTAATGTTAAAGAACTTGAATCGCTCCTTGCATCTATAGGAGATGGAATCAAATTTAAAGCTGTTTTCGATAGAGATACCAAGGCTTGTAGGGGATTTGGTTTCGCAAATATTAAAGATGAAAATGTTGCCAATGAACTTATTGAGAAATTAAATGGTCACGAATTTAATGGTAATAAATTGAGGGTTGAACGTTCTGAGCGTAAAGATTCAAATTCAGGCAACTCAAGAAGAGGAGCCAATGGCAACAACGGAAATAAAGGCTCAAATCGTAAAGATGTTAAGAAAGTTGTACATAGTGATGCACCAATTAAAGAAGCTCCAGATCCAAGATGGGCTGGAGAATTATCAAAACTGAAGGAACTTTTAGCTAATCAAAAAACCCCTGTATAG